In the Streptomyces sp. NBC_00525 genome, one interval contains:
- a CDS encoding aliphatic sulfonate ABC transporter substrate-binding protein, which produces MPAPRTTRRRGIAALAAPPLLALALTACGYGSQAPDDAKAHTAKGEKLSADTVRIGYFPNLTHATALVGDQEGLFQKELGGTQLKTAVFNAGPSEIEALNAGSIDIGFIGPSPAINGYTKSKGQNLRIIGGSASGGVKLVVNPEKIRTTADVKGKRITTPQLGNTQDVAFLHWISEQGWKVDAQSGKGDVSVIRTDNKVAPNAYRSGSIDGAWVPEPTAAKLVAEGAKELLDESTLWPDDKFVITNIIVSQKFLDEHPDVVEAVLRGSMATNAWINDNPDKAKKSANAALKKLTGKELPPEVIDPAWKSIRITDDPLAATLDAQAEHAVDAGLLDKPDLKGIYDLKPLNKLLKAAGKPAADDAGLGAE; this is translated from the coding sequence GTGCCTGCCCCCCGTACCACGCGGCGCCGTGGCATCGCCGCACTCGCCGCCCCGCCCCTGCTGGCCCTGGCCCTGACCGCCTGCGGCTACGGCTCGCAGGCGCCGGACGACGCGAAGGCGCACACCGCCAAGGGCGAGAAGCTGTCCGCCGACACCGTGCGCATCGGGTACTTCCCCAACCTCACCCACGCCACCGCGCTCGTGGGCGACCAGGAGGGGCTGTTCCAGAAGGAACTGGGCGGCACCCAGCTCAAGACAGCCGTCTTCAACGCCGGCCCGTCCGAGATCGAGGCGCTGAACGCCGGCTCGATCGACATCGGCTTCATCGGCCCGTCGCCGGCCATCAACGGCTACACCAAGTCCAAGGGCCAGAACCTGCGGATCATCGGGGGCTCCGCCTCCGGCGGCGTCAAGCTCGTCGTGAACCCGGAGAAGATCAGGACCACGGCCGACGTCAAGGGCAAGCGGATCACCACCCCGCAGCTCGGCAACACCCAGGACGTGGCGTTCCTCCACTGGATCTCCGAGCAGGGCTGGAAGGTCGACGCGCAGAGCGGCAAGGGCGACGTCTCCGTCATCCGCACGGACAACAAGGTGGCCCCCAACGCCTACCGCTCCGGCTCCATCGACGGCGCCTGGGTGCCCGAGCCGACCGCCGCCAAGCTGGTCGCCGAGGGCGCGAAGGAACTGCTGGACGAGTCGACGCTGTGGCCGGACGACAAGTTCGTGATCACCAACATCATCGTGTCGCAGAAGTTCCTCGACGAACACCCGGACGTCGTGGAGGCCGTGCTGCGCGGCTCCATGGCCACCAACGCCTGGATCAACGACAACCCGGACAAGGCGAAGAAGTCCGCCAACGCCGCGCTGAAGAAGCTCACCGGCAAGGAACTGCCGCCCGAGGTCATCGACCCGGCCTGGAAGTCGATCCGGATCACCGACGACCCGCTGGCCGCCACGCTCGACGCGCAGGCCGAACACGCGGTGGACGCGGGTCTGCTGGACAAGCCCGACCTCAAGGGCATCTACGACCTGAAGCCGCTCAACAAGCTCCTCAAGGCCGCGGGCAAACCCGCAGCCGACGACGCCGGACTCGGCGCCGAGTGA
- a CDS encoding sulfate adenylyltransferase subunit 1: protein MTTPTQSAELLAATTLLRFATAGSVDDGKSTLVGRLLHDSKSVLTDQLEAVEHASRNRGQEAPDLALLTDGLRAEREQGITIDVAYRYFATARRRFILADTPGHVQYTRNMVTGASTAELAVVLVDARNGVVEQTRRHAAVAALLRVPHVVLAVNKMDLVDYAEPVFAAIAEEFTAYAASLGVPEITAIPISALAGDNVVEPSANMDWYGGPTVLEHLETVPVSHDLTACHARFPVQYVIRPQTAEHPDYRGYAGQIAAGVFRVGDAVTVLPSGRTTTIEGIDLLGESVNIAWAPQSVTLRLTDDIDVSRGDLIAPAADAPVTTQDVEATVCHVADEPLTVGRRVLLKHTTRTVKAIVKDIPSRLGLDDLSQHPAPGRLVANDIGRVVVRTAEPLALDAYADSRRTGSFLLIDPADGTTLSAGMAGASFAAAEEPAAADDDAEWDF from the coding sequence ATGACCACGCCCACCCAGTCGGCCGAGCTGCTCGCGGCCACCACCCTGCTGCGGTTCGCCACCGCGGGGTCGGTGGACGACGGCAAGTCCACGCTCGTCGGGCGGCTGCTGCACGACTCCAAGTCGGTCCTCACCGACCAGCTGGAGGCGGTCGAGCACGCCTCGCGCAACCGCGGTCAGGAGGCGCCGGACCTGGCGCTGCTGACCGACGGACTGCGCGCCGAGCGCGAGCAGGGCATCACCATCGATGTCGCCTACCGCTACTTCGCCACCGCCCGGCGCCGGTTCATCCTCGCCGACACGCCCGGCCATGTGCAGTACACCCGGAACATGGTCACCGGCGCCTCCACCGCCGAGCTGGCCGTGGTGCTGGTCGACGCCCGCAACGGCGTCGTCGAGCAGACCCGCCGGCACGCCGCCGTCGCCGCCCTGCTGCGCGTCCCGCACGTCGTCCTCGCCGTCAACAAGATGGACCTGGTCGACTACGCGGAGCCGGTGTTCGCCGCCATCGCCGAGGAGTTCACCGCGTACGCGGCCTCCCTCGGGGTGCCGGAGATCACCGCGATACCCATATCCGCGCTGGCCGGCGACAACGTCGTCGAGCCGTCCGCGAACATGGACTGGTACGGCGGCCCGACCGTCCTGGAGCACCTGGAGACGGTCCCGGTCAGCCACGACCTGACCGCCTGCCACGCCCGCTTCCCGGTCCAGTACGTGATCCGGCCGCAGACCGCCGAGCACCCCGACTACCGGGGCTACGCGGGCCAGATCGCGGCCGGCGTGTTCCGGGTCGGCGACGCCGTCACCGTGCTGCCCTCGGGCCGCACCACCACCATCGAGGGCATCGACCTGCTCGGCGAGAGCGTGAACATCGCCTGGGCGCCCCAGTCGGTGACGCTGCGCCTCACGGACGACATCGACGTCTCGCGCGGCGACCTCATCGCCCCGGCCGCCGACGCCCCGGTCACCACCCAGGACGTCGAGGCGACCGTCTGCCACGTCGCGGACGAGCCGCTCACCGTGGGCCGGCGGGTGCTGCTCAAGCACACCACCCGCACGGTCAAGGCGATCGTGAAGGACATCCCGTCGCGGCTGGGTCTCGACGACCTGTCCCAGCACCCGGCGCCGGGCAGGCTCGTCGCCAACGACATCGGCCGGGTCGTGGTCCGTACCGCCGAGCCGCTCGCGCTCGACGCGTACGCCGACTCCCGCCGCACCGGTTCCTTCCTGCTGATCGACCCGGCGGACGGCACCACGCTCTCGGCCGGCATGGCGGGCGCCTCGTTCGCCGCCGCCGAGGAGCCGGCTGCCGCGGACGACGACGCGGAGTGGGACTTCTGA
- the cysD gene encoding sulfate adenylyltransferase subunit CysD, producing MTTVATVHEGTDHPYALSHLDSLESEAVHIFREVAGEFEKPVILFSGGKDSILMLHLALKAFAPAPVPFALLHVDTGHNFPEVLAYRDRVVAEHGLRLHVASVQEYIDAGKLRERPDGTRNPLQTVPLTEAIQQHRFDAVFGGGRRDEEKARAKERVFSLRDEFSQWDPRRQRPELWNLYNGRHAPGEHVRVFPISNWTELDVWQYIQHEGIELPSIYFAHEREVFNRSGMWLTAGDWGGPKEHERTETRQVRYRTVGDMSCTGAVDSDATTLDAVITEIAASRLTERGATRADDKMSEAAMEDRKREGYF from the coding sequence GTGACGACCGTCGCGACTGTGCATGAGGGCACCGACCATCCGTACGCGCTGAGCCACCTGGACTCGCTGGAGTCCGAGGCGGTGCACATCTTCCGCGAGGTGGCGGGCGAGTTCGAGAAGCCGGTGATCCTGTTCTCCGGCGGCAAGGACTCGATCCTGATGCTGCACCTGGCGCTCAAGGCGTTCGCCCCCGCGCCGGTGCCCTTCGCGCTGCTGCACGTGGACACCGGGCACAACTTCCCCGAGGTGCTGGCCTACCGCGACCGCGTGGTCGCCGAGCACGGGCTGCGGCTGCACGTCGCGTCGGTCCAGGAGTACATCGACGCCGGCAAGCTCCGCGAGCGCCCCGACGGCACCCGCAACCCGCTGCAGACCGTGCCGCTGACCGAGGCCATCCAGCAGCACCGCTTCGACGCCGTCTTCGGCGGTGGCCGGCGCGACGAGGAGAAGGCCCGTGCCAAGGAGCGGGTGTTCTCGCTGCGCGACGAGTTCTCCCAGTGGGACCCGCGCCGCCAGCGCCCCGAGCTGTGGAACCTGTACAACGGCCGGCACGCGCCCGGTGAGCACGTCCGCGTCTTCCCGATCTCCAACTGGACCGAGCTGGACGTCTGGCAGTACATCCAGCACGAGGGCATCGAGCTCCCGTCGATCTACTTCGCCCACGAGCGCGAGGTCTTCAACCGCTCCGGGATGTGGCTGACCGCCGGCGACTGGGGCGGGCCCAAGGAGCACGAGCGGACCGAGACCCGGCAGGTGCGCTACCGCACCGTCGGCGACATGTCCTGCACCGGCGCCGTGGACTCCGACGCCACCACGCTGGACGCGGTGATCACCGAGATCGCCGCCTCCCGGCTCACCGAACGGGGCGCCACCCGTGCCGACGACAAGATGTCCGAGGCCGCGATGGAAGACCGCAAGCGCGAGGGGTACTTCTAA
- the cysC gene encoding adenylyl-sulfate kinase: protein MTTDQENSMSVTETGATVWLTGLPSAGKTTIAYELAGRLRAEGHRVEVLDGDEIREFLSAGLGFSREDRHTNVQRIGFVAELLAANGVKALVPVIAPYADSRDAVRKRHEAEGTAYLEVHVATPVEVCSERDVKGLYAKQAAGEISGLTGVDDPYEAPESPDLRIESHRQTVQESAAELYALLSERGAA from the coding sequence ATGACGACTGATCAGGAGAATTCGATGAGCGTGACGGAGACGGGAGCCACCGTCTGGCTGACCGGTCTGCCGAGCGCCGGCAAGACCACCATCGCGTACGAACTCGCCGGGCGGCTGCGGGCCGAGGGCCACCGCGTCGAGGTGCTCGACGGCGACGAGATCCGCGAGTTCCTCTCGGCCGGTCTGGGCTTCTCCCGCGAGGACCGGCACACCAACGTCCAGCGGATCGGCTTCGTCGCCGAGCTGCTGGCGGCCAACGGCGTCAAGGCCCTGGTCCCGGTCATCGCCCCGTACGCGGACAGCAGGGACGCCGTCCGCAAGCGGCACGAGGCCGAGGGCACCGCGTACCTGGAGGTGCACGTGGCCACGCCGGTCGAGGTGTGCTCGGAACGCGATGTGAAGGGGCTGTACGCCAAGCAGGCGGCGGGCGAGATATCCGGGCTCACCGGGGTGGACGACCCCTACGAGGCACCCGAGTCGCCCGATCTGCGCATCGAGTCGCACCGCCAGACCGTGCAGGAGTCCGCGGCGGAGCTGTACGCGCTGCTGAGCGAGAGGGGTGCGGCGTGA
- a CDS encoding phosphoadenylyl-sulfate reductase, translated as MTVAQELDTLTDDELRDLAERAGRELEDASALDILKWAADTFGKRFCVTSSMEDAVVAHLASRAMPGVDVVFLDTGYHFEETIGTRDAVDAVMDVNVITLTPRQTVAEQDAAYGPKLHDRDPDLCCKLRKVRPLEEGLTGYAAWATGLRRDESPTRANTPVVGWDEKRRKVKISPIARWTQDDVDAYVAEHGVLTNPLLMDGYASVGCAPCTRRVLEGEDARAGRWAGRGKTECGLHG; from the coding sequence ATGACGGTCGCTCAGGAGCTGGACACGCTCACCGACGACGAGCTGAGGGACCTGGCCGAGCGGGCCGGGCGCGAGCTGGAGGACGCCTCCGCGCTCGACATCCTGAAGTGGGCCGCCGACACCTTCGGCAAGCGGTTCTGCGTCACCTCCTCGATGGAGGACGCGGTCGTGGCCCACCTCGCCTCGCGCGCCATGCCGGGCGTGGACGTGGTGTTCCTCGACACCGGCTACCACTTCGAGGAGACCATCGGCACCCGCGACGCGGTCGACGCCGTGATGGACGTCAACGTCATCACGCTGACCCCGCGTCAGACGGTCGCCGAGCAGGACGCCGCGTACGGGCCGAAGCTGCACGACCGCGACCCCGACCTCTGCTGCAAGCTGCGCAAGGTCCGGCCGCTGGAAGAGGGCCTGACCGGCTACGCGGCCTGGGCGACCGGGCTGCGCCGCGACGAGTCCCCGACCCGGGCGAACACCCCGGTGGTCGGCTGGGACGAGAAGCGCCGCAAGGTCAAGATCTCGCCCATCGCCCGCTGGACCCAGGACGACGTCGACGCCTACGTCGCCGAGCACGGGGTGCTCACCAACCCGCTGCTGATGGACGGCTACGCCTCCGTCGGCTGCGCGCCCTGCACCCGCCGGGTGCTGGAGGGCGAGGACGCGCGGGCCGGCCGCTGGGCCGGGCGGGGCAAGACCGAGTGCGGGCTGCACGGCTGA
- a CDS encoding nitrite/sulfite reductase, translating into MASTEQPATATPRRKAGRHRGEGQWGLGYTTPLNGTEQFKRDDDGLNVRTRIETIYSKRGFDSIDPNDLRGRFRWWGLYTQRRPGIDGGHTGALEPEELEDKYFMLRVRVTGGRLTTAQLRVIGQVSQKYARGSADITDRQNIQLHWVRIEDVPAIWRELEAVGLSTTEACGDCPRGMLGSPVAGVAEDEIIDGSAALDEIARRYLGDPRFSNLPRKYKTAVSGSPVLDVAHEINDISFVGVVHPEHGPGFDLWVGGGLSTNPRFGVRLGAWVPEEDVPDVWEGVTSIFRDYGYRRLRNRARLKFLIADWGPEKFRQVLEDEYLLRKLSDGPAPEQPKQRWRDHMGVHRQKDGRFYVGCAPRVGRLDGSQIGKIAELAEAHGSGRVSTTVEQKLIILDVPEDRVTSLVESLEAMDLRVNPSTFRRGTMACTGIEFCKLAIVDTKKRGSDLIDELERRLPDFDEPITININGCPNACARIQTADIGLKGQLMMTADGEQVGGYQVHLGGSLGVDATFGRKVRGLKVTSDDLPDYIERVLVRFQAEREEGERFAAWAARASVESLS; encoded by the coding sequence ATGGCCAGCACCGAACAACCTGCTACCGCCACGCCCCGCCGCAAGGCCGGTCGGCACCGTGGTGAAGGTCAGTGGGGCCTGGGATACACAACGCCCCTGAACGGCACCGAACAGTTCAAGCGGGACGACGACGGTCTCAATGTGCGGACACGCATTGAGACGATCTACTCCAAGCGTGGCTTCGACTCGATCGACCCCAACGACCTGCGCGGACGCTTCCGCTGGTGGGGGCTCTACACCCAGCGCCGCCCCGGAATCGACGGCGGCCACACCGGCGCGCTGGAGCCGGAGGAGCTCGAGGACAAGTACTTCATGCTGCGGGTCCGGGTGACCGGCGGCCGGCTCACCACCGCCCAACTCCGCGTCATAGGCCAGGTGTCGCAGAAGTACGCTCGCGGCTCGGCGGACATCACGGACCGTCAGAACATCCAGCTGCACTGGGTGCGCATCGAGGACGTGCCGGCCATCTGGCGCGAGCTGGAGGCCGTCGGCCTGTCCACCACCGAGGCGTGCGGTGACTGCCCGCGCGGCATGCTGGGCTCGCCCGTCGCGGGCGTGGCCGAGGACGAGATCATCGACGGCTCCGCCGCGCTCGACGAGATCGCCCGCCGCTACCTCGGCGACCCGCGCTTCTCCAACCTGCCCCGCAAGTACAAGACCGCGGTCTCCGGCTCGCCCGTGCTGGACGTGGCGCACGAGATCAACGACATCTCGTTCGTCGGCGTCGTCCACCCCGAGCACGGCCCCGGCTTCGATCTGTGGGTCGGCGGCGGCCTGTCCACCAACCCCCGGTTCGGGGTGCGCCTGGGCGCCTGGGTGCCCGAGGAGGACGTGCCGGACGTCTGGGAGGGCGTCACCTCCATCTTCCGCGACTACGGCTACCGCCGGCTGCGCAACCGCGCCCGGCTGAAGTTCCTGATCGCCGACTGGGGCCCGGAGAAGTTCCGCCAGGTGCTGGAGGACGAGTACCTGCTGCGCAAGCTGAGCGACGGGCCCGCGCCCGAGCAGCCCAAGCAGCGCTGGCGCGACCACATGGGCGTGCACCGGCAGAAGGACGGCCGCTTCTACGTGGGCTGCGCCCCGCGCGTCGGCCGGCTGGACGGCTCCCAGATCGGCAAGATCGCCGAGCTGGCCGAGGCGCACGGCTCCGGCCGGGTCTCCACCACGGTCGAGCAGAAGCTGATCATCCTGGACGTGCCCGAGGACCGGGTCACCTCGCTGGTCGAGAGCCTCGAGGCGATGGACCTGCGGGTCAACCCCTCGACGTTCCGGCGCGGCACGATGGCCTGCACCGGCATCGAGTTCTGCAAGCTGGCGATCGTCGACACCAAGAAGCGGGGCAGCGACCTCATCGACGAACTGGAGCGCCGCCTCCCGGACTTCGACGAGCCGATCACCATCAACATCAACGGCTGCCCGAACGCCTGCGCCCGCATCCAGACCGCGGACATCGGCCTCAAGGGCCAGCTGATGATGACCGCGGACGGCGAGCAGGTCGGCGGCTACCAGGTCCACCTCGGCGGCTCGCTCGGCGTGGACGCCACCTTCGGCCGCAAGGTGCGCGGCCTCAAGGTCACCTCCGACGACCTGCCCGACTACATCGAGCGCGTCCTCGTCCGGTTCCAGGCCGAGCGCGAGGAGGGCGAGCGGTTCGCCGCCTGGGCCGCCCGCGCGAGCGTGGAGTCGCTGTCATGA
- a CDS encoding putative leader peptide encodes MSGTGIALVSRRHVDLGRMSSAICPVS; translated from the coding sequence ATGTCCGGAACTGGAATTGCCTTGGTGAGTCGACGCCACGTCGACCTCGGCCGCATGTCCAGCGCCATCTGTCCGGTGAGCTGA
- a CDS encoding GNAT family N-acetyltransferase, producing the protein MSDPVRAAGPALEEVTIWSLEQTSPDDLRPSAAPEGDVRIMRSGVPLPEFSRFLYTAVGGDVRWTDRLGMTYAQWREALERPGAETWVAYADGTPAGYIELDPQDDGVVEIMYFGLIPAFRGRRIGGHLLSYGTARAWDLAERWPERPATKRVWLHTCSKDGPHAMENYRRRGFRLFDTRTELEESVATPGPWPGAEREPLF; encoded by the coding sequence ATGAGCGACCCCGTACGTGCCGCAGGACCGGCCCTCGAAGAGGTGACCATCTGGTCCCTGGAGCAGACCTCCCCGGACGATCTGCGGCCGTCCGCCGCGCCGGAGGGCGATGTCCGGATCATGCGGTCCGGGGTGCCGCTGCCCGAGTTCAGCCGGTTCCTCTACACGGCGGTCGGCGGTGACGTCCGGTGGACGGACCGGCTGGGGATGACGTACGCGCAGTGGCGCGAGGCGCTGGAGCGGCCGGGCGCGGAGACGTGGGTGGCGTACGCCGACGGCACCCCGGCCGGCTACATCGAATTGGACCCGCAGGACGACGGGGTCGTCGAGATCATGTACTTCGGGCTGATCCCGGCGTTCCGGGGGCGGCGGATCGGCGGGCATCTGCTGTCGTACGGGACGGCCCGTGCCTGGGACCTGGCCGAGCGGTGGCCGGAGCGTCCGGCGACGAAGCGGGTGTGGCTGCACACCTGTTCCAAGGACGGACCGCACGCGATGGAGAACTACCGGAGGCGCGGCTTCCGGCTGTTCGACACCCGGACGGAACTGGAGGAATCGGTCGCCACGCCGGGTCCGTGGCCGGGCGCCGAACGCGAGCCGCTTTTTTAG
- a CDS encoding helix-turn-helix domain-containing protein, which translates to MRPAAQESAEARRLVHRAREARMAGDRMPAVPRAEIGASWDRVLRSGINPEQTTHSRLLEADEIEHRRRSSALGEVMPLLSDGLTSIADASQQIMVVTDVDGRVLWREGNTAVLRRADGICLAEGAAWSEEITGTNAIGTALASRAPVQVHSAEHFVRSLHGWTCAAAPVRDPRDGRLMGIVDISGPASTFHPTTLALVRSVARLAESEIRVRHLEAVDRLRAVAAPVLSRLGGRAVAVDGHGWTAAVTGMPPVDRLPLPKSLGPGRVWLPSLGMCRVEPLPGGWLVQVADGTADSPPRRVVLDLSRPRALAVNVVGPVGTWAQRLSPRHAELLYALALHREGRTASELAQDLFGDATRTVTVRAEMSRLRRHLAEVLAHRPYRFVEGVEVEVVEPDDPADLLPRSSAPVVAAARGVG; encoded by the coding sequence ATGCGGCCGGCCGCCCAGGAGAGCGCGGAGGCCAGACGTCTGGTGCACCGGGCCCGTGAGGCGCGGATGGCGGGCGACCGGATGCCGGCCGTGCCGCGCGCGGAGATCGGGGCCTCCTGGGACCGGGTGCTGCGCAGTGGGATCAATCCCGAGCAGACGACGCACAGCAGGCTCCTGGAGGCGGACGAGATCGAGCACCGGCGCCGCAGCTCCGCGCTGGGCGAGGTGATGCCGCTGCTCAGCGACGGGCTGACGAGCATCGCGGACGCCTCGCAGCAGATCATGGTGGTCACCGATGTGGACGGCCGGGTGCTGTGGCGCGAGGGCAACACCGCGGTGCTGCGGCGGGCGGACGGCATCTGCCTCGCGGAGGGCGCCGCCTGGTCCGAGGAGATCACCGGCACCAACGCGATCGGTACGGCGCTGGCCTCCCGCGCCCCGGTGCAGGTGCACTCGGCGGAGCACTTCGTGCGCAGTCTGCACGGCTGGACGTGTGCGGCGGCGCCGGTGCGCGATCCGCGTGACGGGCGGCTGATGGGCATCGTGGACATCAGCGGGCCGGCGTCCACCTTCCATCCGACGACGCTGGCGCTGGTGCGGTCGGTGGCGCGGCTGGCGGAGAGCGAGATCCGGGTGCGGCATCTGGAGGCGGTGGACCGGCTGCGCGCGGTGGCGGCGCCGGTGCTGAGCCGGCTGGGCGGCCGGGCGGTGGCGGTGGACGGTCACGGCTGGACGGCGGCGGTGACGGGGATGCCTCCGGTGGACCGGCTGCCGCTGCCGAAGTCGCTGGGGCCGGGGCGGGTGTGGCTGCCGTCGCTGGGGATGTGCCGGGTGGAGCCGCTGCCGGGCGGCTGGCTGGTGCAGGTGGCGGACGGGACGGCGGACAGCCCGCCGCGCCGGGTGGTGCTGGATCTGAGCCGCCCGCGGGCGCTCGCGGTGAACGTGGTGGGCCCGGTGGGCACCTGGGCGCAGCGGCTCTCGCCGCGCCACGCCGAACTGCTGTACGCGCTGGCGCTGCACCGGGAGGGGCGTACGGCGTCGGAGCTGGCGCAGGACCTGTTCGGCGACGCGACCCGGACGGTGACGGTGCGGGCGGAGATGTCGCGGCTGCGGCGCCATCTGGCCGAGGTGCTGGCGCACCGCCCGTACCGCTTCGTCGAGGGCGTGGAGGTGGAGGTCGTCGAGCCGGACGACCCGGCGGACCTGCTGCCGCGCTCCAGCGCGCCGGTGGTGGCGGCGGCGCGCGGGGTCGGCTGA
- a CDS encoding acyl-CoA dehydrogenase family protein, whose amino-acid sequence MAATTHTVSNQAPPLLGYDVFGADRVLGEAVERHLPPEVLAEARRELSALGRSAGSAQAADWGARANENPPRLRTHDRSGHRVDEVDFHPAWHRLLGHAVGAGLTGGWDRPGGHVRRAAGFLVWTQAEAGHGGPLSTTHAAVPALRAEPEVAAGWEQLLTSRVYDQGLRPAGEKAGALLGTGLTEKQGGSDPRAVATRAEPLSGAGEYLLTGHKWFCSAPMSDGFLVLAQAPGGLTCFLLPRVLPDGSRNPFAIQRLKDKLGNRSDASAEVEFAGTWARRIGEEGQGTQTLTGTLAATRLDCVTGSAALMRQAVARAVHHTAHRSAFGGPLVDKPLMRTVLADLALESEAATVLAMRLAAAYDDGGEGESAFLRIAVPVAAYWVTKRCTPVVGEALECLGGNGFVEESGMPRLLREAPLPSIGAGPGNVLALDVLRSLGGDPLAFDAFLREIGRARGADHRLDAAIRDMLTELADLAGIEARARRVVERMALVLQGALLVRWAPPEVADAFCAARLGGDGGAVFGTLPPTPDLASIVDRARPDGAVAAWGNSDGGWCCADTAPPPMLYTPDVGPGPVGTVYRHSCTDPRRSPELQRVATIVWSCGGGARVAAGWGCGPRTGPAAG is encoded by the coding sequence ATGGCAGCCACCACCCACACCGTGTCCAACCAGGCCCCTCCCCTGCTCGGCTATGACGTCTTCGGCGCCGACCGGGTGCTCGGGGAGGCAGTGGAACGTCATCTTCCGCCCGAGGTGCTGGCGGAGGCGCGGCGGGAACTGTCGGCGCTCGGCCGGTCCGCCGGCTCCGCACAGGCGGCGGACTGGGGGGCGCGGGCCAATGAGAACCCGCCGAGGCTGCGCACCCACGACCGCTCGGGGCACCGCGTGGACGAGGTGGACTTCCACCCGGCCTGGCACCGGCTGCTGGGCCATGCGGTCGGCGCGGGGCTGACCGGCGGCTGGGACCGGCCGGGCGGGCACGTGCGCCGGGCGGCCGGGTTCCTGGTCTGGACCCAGGCGGAGGCGGGGCACGGCGGCCCGCTGTCGACGACGCACGCGGCGGTGCCGGCCCTGCGCGCCGAGCCGGAGGTGGCGGCCGGGTGGGAGCAGCTGCTGACCTCGCGGGTGTACGACCAAGGGCTGCGGCCGGCCGGCGAGAAGGCCGGGGCGCTGCTCGGGACGGGCCTGACGGAGAAGCAGGGCGGCTCGGACCCGCGGGCGGTCGCCACGCGGGCCGAGCCGCTGTCGGGCGCGGGCGAGTATCTGCTGACCGGGCACAAGTGGTTCTGCTCCGCGCCGATGTCCGACGGGTTCCTGGTCCTGGCGCAGGCCCCCGGCGGCCTCACCTGCTTCCTGCTGCCCCGTGTGCTGCCGGACGGCAGCCGCAACCCGTTCGCGATCCAGCGGCTCAAGGACAAGCTGGGCAACCGGTCCGACGCCTCGGCGGAGGTCGAGTTCGCCGGGACATGGGCGCGCCGGATCGGCGAGGAGGGGCAGGGGACGCAGACGCTCACGGGGACGCTCGCGGCGACCCGGCTGGACTGTGTGACCGGGTCGGCGGCGCTGATGCGGCAGGCCGTGGCGCGGGCCGTCCACCACACGGCGCACCGCTCGGCGTTCGGCGGCCCGCTCGTGGACAAGCCGCTGATGCGCACGGTGCTGGCCGATCTGGCGCTGGAGTCGGAGGCGGCGACCGTGCTGGCGATGCGGCTCGCCGCCGCGTACGACGACGGGGGCGAGGGCGAGTCGGCGTTCCTGCGGATCGCCGTGCCGGTGGCCGCGTACTGGGTGACGAAGCGGTGTACCCCGGTGGTGGGCGAGGCGCTGGAGTGCCTGGGCGGCAACGGCTTTGTGGAGGAGTCGGGGATGCCCCGGCTGCTGCGGGAGGCGCCGCTCCCCTCGATCGGGGCTGGTCCGGGGAACGTCCTGGCGCTGGACGTGCTGCGGTCGCTTGGCGGTGACCCGCTCGCGTTCGACGCGTTCCTCCGGGAGATCGGGCGGGCGCGCGGCGCCGATCACCGGCTGGACGCGGCGATCCGGGACATGCTTACGGAGCTGGCCGATCTGGCGGGGATCGAGGCGCGGGCGCGCCGTGTGGTGGAGCGCATGGCGCTGGTGCTCCAGGGTGCGCTGCTGGTGCGCTGGGCGCCGCCGGAGGTGGCGGACGCCTTCTGCGCGGCGCGCCTGGGCGGGGACGGGGGCGCGGTCTTCGGGACGCTGCCGCCCACCCCGGACCTGGCCTCGATCGTGGACCGGGCCCGGCCGGACGGGGCGGTGGCGGCTTGGGGGAACAGCGACGGGGGGTGGTGCTGCGCCGACACGGCACCACCCCCCATGCTGTACACACCGGACGTGGGGCCGGGGCCCGTCGGTACGGTGTACCGCCACTCTTGTACGGACCCGAGGCGCTCGCCAGAGTTGCAGAGGGTTGCAACCATTGTGTGGAGTTGCGGTGGCGGGGCACGAGTGGCGGCAGGATGGGGGTGCGGCCCCCGGACGGGGCCCGCTGCGGGGTGA